The following coding sequences lie in one Musa acuminata AAA Group cultivar baxijiao chromosome BXJ3-1, Cavendish_Baxijiao_AAA, whole genome shotgun sequence genomic window:
- the LOC103980897 gene encoding pentatricopeptide repeat-containing protein At1g31430-like, with protein sequence MYVILPVYSSNPDRQLMVMPMSKSLARCLSLAKPCVPLLEACTQVAHLSQIHALVITKGLSQNRHASNAVLQICNELLRSHSRANSPGTVLLALYKQLLRCDAKPNGVTLSLVLKACPDLEALGLVMGVHAQSIAFGFRSDTLVLNSLIHAYTACGSVGFAHDVFDELPDRDQIAWTELINGYVRSGRAKEAVDLFSRMMEANVRPDGISIVAACTACSQLGDLSLGRILEGLACKRGVKDNTHVVNSLIDMYSKCGSIDDAWKLFDEMPHKDVVSWNSMVAGSARTGDMEAARSLFDQTPNKNEVSWSSLINGYVQNDRFEQALSTYKEMIDAGVATNEAAITGTVTACAHLGALHLGRQIHLSLDESKLCHDTVLSTVLVDMYAKCGCLDTARSLFARMVHKSQVSWNVMLMGLAIHGKAAECLELFSEMSKDGTRPSSTTFVAILSACAYAGWIEEGRDFFDKMTESYGITPRTEHLSCMVHLLGRAGHVPEACDLVRAASHIEPDVATWGALLSSCKSHGYAELADVVAGKMLELDPCHTGAYVQLSSMYASENKWREVVEIRRVMKGRGVKNRPGWSWFELDGTVHEFLVGVNWHRSMREIYGALHAIDLHINA encoded by the coding sequence ATGTACGTGATCTTACCAGTATATAGCTCGAATCCTGATCGCCAGCTTATGGTGATGCCAATGTCCAAGTCACTGGCCCGATGCCTGTCCCTTGCCAAGCCGTGCGTTCCCTTGCTCGAAGCCTGCACCCAAGTTGCTCATCTCAGCCAAATCCATGCCCTTGTAATCACCAAGGGGCTCTCCCAGAACAGACATGCGTCGAACGCAGTCCTCCAGATATGTAATGAGCTTCTAAGATCCCATTCCCGAGCGAATTCCCCGGGCACGGTCTTATTAGCCCTTTACAAGCAGCTGTTACGGTGCGATGCCAAACCCAACGGTGTCACCCTCTCCCTTGTTCTCAAGGCATGTCCCGATCTCGAAGCTCTTGGTTTGGTTATGGGTGTTCATGCTCAGTCTATAGCATTCGGCTTTCGATCCGATACTCTGGTGCTGAACTCGTTGATCCACGCCTATACTGCTTGTGGGTCCGTCGGATTTGCTCACGACGTGTTTGATGAATTGCCTGACAGAGATCAAATTGCTTGGACTGAGCTGATAAATGGTTACGTTCGTAGCGGCCGTGCTAAGGAGGCTGTCGACCTGTTCTCTCGAATGATGGAAGCAAACGTGAGGCCTGACGGGATTAGCATTGTGGCTGCATGCACCGCTTGTTCGCAGCTGGGTGATCTGAGCTTGGGTAGGATACTGGAAGGATTAGCATGCAAGAGGGGGGTGAAGGACAACACTCATGTGGTCAATTCATTGATCGACATGTACAGCAAGTGTGGGAGCATCGATGATGCTTGGAAATTGTTCGATGAGATGCCCCACAAAGATGTGGTTTCTTGGAACTCCATGGTTGCTGGGTCGGCGAGGACTGGCGACATGGAGGCTGCACGGAGTCTGTTCGATCAAACACCAAACAAGAATGAAGTGTCCTGGAGTTCACTGATCAATGGGTACGTGCAAAACGATCGCTTCGAGCAGGCTTTGAGCACGTACAAGGAGATGATCGACGCCGGTGTAGCAACCAACGAAGCAGCTATTACCGGCACCGTCACCGCTTGTGCTCATCTAGGTGCTCTTCACTTGGGGCGGCAAATACACCTGAGCTTGGACGAGAGCAAGCTCTGCCATGACACCGTCTTGAGCACTGTGCTTGTGGATATGTACGCCAAGTGTGGCTGTTTAGATACGGCTCGTTCTCTGTTCGCGAGGATGGTGCACAAGAGCCAGGTCTCATGGAATGTGATGCTGATGGGATTGGCCATTCACGGGAAAGCAGCCGAATGCCTCGAGCTCTTCTCGGAGATGTCCAAGGATGGCACAAGGCCAAGTAGCACCACCTTCGTTGCAATTTTATCGGCTTGTGCGTATGCTGGATGGATCGAAGAAGGAAGAGACTTCTTCGATAAGATGACCGAATCCTATGGGATTACTCCTCGCACCGAGCACTTATCGTGCATGGTTCATCTGCTGGGAAGAGCCGGGCATGTTCCCGAAGCATGTGATCTTGTTAGAGCTGCTTCCCATATCGAACCAGACGTGGCAACTTGGGGAGCTCTACTGAGTTCTTGCAAAAGCCATGGCTACGCAGAGCTTGCAGACGTCGTTGCAGGAAAGATGCTCGAGTTGGATCCTTGCCACACCGGAGCTTATGTGCAGTTATCAAGTATGTATGCTTCTGAGAACAAATGGAGGGAAGTGGTGGAGATCCGAAGGGTGATGAAGGGGAGAGGCGTCAAGAACCGCCCAGGATGGAGTTGGTTCGAGCTGGATGGGACCGTCCACGAATTCCTGGTAGGAGTAAATTGGCACCGGAGCATGAGAGAGATTTATGGTGCACTACATGCAATAGATCTCCACATAAATGCATGA